From Amycolatopsis sp. WQ 127309:
CGACGTCGAGCTGGGCCTGGTCAAGGTGGTCGCGCTGGACTGCGCGCAGGACGTCGGCAAGGCGCTGAACCCGCAGGCCGTGCTGGGCCAGATCCAGGGCGGTTCGGCGCAGGGGCTCGGGCTCGCGGTGATGGAGGAGATCCAGACCTCCGGCGGGAAGATCCGGAACCCCTCCTTCACCGACTACCTGATCCCGACGGTCCTGGACATGCCGCCGATGAGCATCGACGTCCTGGAGCGCCCGGACCCGCACGCGCCGTACGGCCTGCGCGGGGTGGGGGAGCCGCCGACGATCTCGTCGACCCCGGCGATCGTGGCGGCGATCCGGGCCGCGACCGGGCTCGCGCTCACGCGCGTCCCGGTGCGGCCCGAACACCTGACGGGGACCTGAGCTACTTGAGGGACCAGTTCTGGTTGGCGTCGTCGTTGCAGCCCCACAGTTCGAGCTGAGTGCCGTTGACGTTGCCGGCGGGCTTGTCGCCGCCGGTGACGTCGACGCACAGGCCGGATTGCGTGCCGGTGATCGAGCCGTCGACGTTGAGCTTGAACTGCTGGTTCGTGCCGCCGTGGCACGTCCAGACGATCAGCTTGGTCCCGGCCGCGGTCGCACCGCCGTCGGCGTCGAGGCAGAGGCCGTTGGCCTTCAGTTCTCCGGCGCTGGTGAACGTCCAGGACTGGTTGGACCCGCCGTCGCAGTCCCAGATGTCGACCTTGGTGCCGGGCGTCGTGAGGTTGCCGTTGATGTCGGCGCACCGCGACGACGACGCGCCCTGCAGCGCCTTGGCCGTGCCGATGCTGGAGCCGCTCGCATTGGCCTTCACCCGGTAGATCACGGTGCTGTGCGACGGCACGGCGGCGCTGATCGTGCCGGTGCTGGTGGTCAGCTCCTTCGACCACAGGTTGGTCAGCCGGTAGTTCGACGCGCTGGGCAGCCCGGCCGCGGCGGCCGTCGTCGAGACGGTCTTCGTGGTGGTGTTCTCGTTGAACAGGACGACGGCGACGTCCCCGTCCTGGAGGGGCTTCCGCAGGACGTCCAGCCCGCCGCTCGACGAGATGCGCGTCGCCTGCTTGCCGAGGGAGTCCTGGTCGACGGCGATGACGTCCGAGTTCAGGTAGGTGGAGAAGGTCGCGACGCTCGCGGAGCGCAGATCGGCGCCGGCGATCAGCGGCGCGGCCATCGCCGCCCAGAGCGTGAAGTGCGCGCGGTCCTCCTGGAAGTCCATGCCGTCGCCGACCTCGAGCATGTCGGGGTCGTTCCAGGCGCCGGGCTTCGCGGCGGACGCGAGGCCGACGTTCTGGCGGTAGATCGAGTCGATGCTGCCCCAGTTGTTGGTGATGTCGCCGGTGGTGCGCCACAGGTTGCCGACGTCGGGCGCCCAGGTGGACGGGGAGAAGTTGCCCCATTCGCAGATGCTGTAGGCGATCGGGCGGCCGGTGGCCTTGAGCGCGTCACGCATCGCGGAGTAGCGGCGGACGTAGTCCTGCTGGGTTTCGCCGCCGGGGCTGCCGCAGTTGTCGTACTTGAGGTAGTCGACGCCCCAGCTCGCGTAGCTGTTGGCGTCGGTCTGCTCGTGGCCGAGGCTGCCGGGGTAGTGCTGGCAGGTCTCGCTGCCGGCGCTCTCGTAGATCCCGAACTTCATCCCGCGCGCGTGGATGTAGTCACCGAGCGCCTTGAGGCCGCTGGGGAACTTCGCCGGGTCCGCGACGAGGTTGCCCGCGCCGTCCCGGTTCTTGGTCATCCAGCAGTCGTCGAGGTTGACGTAGGTGTAGCCGCGGTCGCGCATCCCGGAACTGACCATCAGGTCGGTGGTCTGCTTGACGAGCGTCTCGTTGATGTTGCACTCGAAGGTGTTCCAGGTGTTCCACCCCATCGGGGGTGTTCTCGCGAGCCCGTTTTCCAGGGCATCGGCGGGCTGACCGGTGATCCCGATGACGGCGACGGCGGTGGCGAGGACGGCGAGGACACGGCGCATGGCGGCTCCAACCGAACGACGGTGTTGAGGCAGGAGGACTAGACCACTCTGCAGCCTTGATGTCCGATGCTGATCGGTCAAGCGCCATTTTGAGTATTCTTGTTGGATTCCCGACTAAAGTTGCTCGCTCTGAAGCCGCTTGGCAACGTCCACGCTGGTCGCGCCGGCGACGGCCATGGCCTCGGTGTCCCGCAGCGCCCGGCAGAGGACAAAGGCGCCTTCGAGGCTGTTGACGACGGAGATGGTGAGCGTCCGCGCGGCCTCCCGGCCGAGCCCGAACCGGGCGAACTTCTCGGTCCCGGCGTCGATCCACGCGGTGAAGACGTCGGCGGTGGCTTCCCGCAGCGGTTCGTTGGTACTCGCGACCTCGAGAGCAACGGTCGCGATCGGGCAGCCTTCGACGTAGTCGGTGGCTTCGAGCGTCGCGATCCCGGCGGCGAAGAACGCCTCGATCCCGCTGATCAGGTCGGGTGCCGGGTCGATGAAGAGGTCGAACAGCTGGATGTAGGCCAGCCCGGAACTCCGGACGACCTCGGCACCGAGCTGCTCCTTCCCGCCGGGAAAGAAGTGGTAGAGCGAGCCGAAGGGAGCATTCGCCTCACTGACGATCTGCTTGAGCCCGGTACCGCTGTACCCATTGCGCCGAAAAAGCTCAGCCCCGGCGGCCATGATGCGTTCCTTGGTCCCTGCCACGGTTAGAGGATACGCGGTCGTTAGAGCGTTCTATCAACTCCGGTCGGCCTGCCCCGCGGCTCGGCGGGCGAGATCCACGCTCGGTCGGTTCGCCCGCGCCTTGGTGGTCTGTTCCACGCTCGGTCGGCTTGCCTACGCTTTGGCGGTTTGGTCGGCGCTCGATCGGCTTGCCCCGCGCTTCAGCGGGTTGGTCCGCGCTCGGCCGACTCGCCCACGCCTCAGCAGCCCGCTTCACGCTCGATCGGCCCGCTCGCGCCTCGGCAGTCTGTTTCCCGCTTGATCGGCTCGCCATGCGCGGTCTGTCGCCCACGATTCGGCGGCGGGTTTACGCCCGATCGGCATGTCCACGCCTCGACCGGGGCTCGCCCACGCCCGGCGAGGTGTGGTCCAGGCCAAAGCCCTTGCCTACCCCCGGCAGCTGTCCGCAACCCAACTGGCTCGCCCCGCACCGCCCGGCCGTTCGAGTCGCTCCACCTCGGGCCCGCGCTCGCCGGATTTGCGTTCGTCGCCGATCGCGCCGATCGCGCCGTTCCTACCGATCGCGCCGTTCCTACCGATCGCGCCGTTGCTGCCGATCGCGCCGATCTGGCCGTTCCTGCGGATCTGCCGTTCCTGCCGATCCCGCCAACTCCCGCCAACTCCCGCCGAGCTGACCAATCCTGCCGATCCCGCCGATCGCGCCAAATTCCGCCGGTCCGGCCAATCCTGCAGATTCCACCAATCGTGTCCGCGCCCTCGGCCAAGCCGCTCCACACTCGGCCTACCCATCCGCGCCCCGACCTGGGAGTTGCTACACCGGCCCGGTTTGTCCACACCCCACCCGTGATGTGGACAAACCGGCCTCGACATCGGCTTTTCCGGCTTTCCGTCGGAGGGTCCCGATACGCTGGAAGCGGGGCCGGTCCCCCGGAGAGGGCGGGGGCTGCTTTTTGCGAGGCGAGCGGAAGGCGCTCGCTAGTGGATGTCCCAAGCAGGGCCGGGGTCCTCGGCGTCGTCGCGCAGGATGGTGCCCTCGATCAGCCCGTACGGGCGGTCGGCGGCGTAGAACACCTCGTTGTCGTTCTTCAGCCCGAATGGGCTCAGGTCCACGAGGAAGTGGTGCTTGTTCGGCAGCGACAGCCGCACCTCCGCGACCTCGGGCCGCCGTTCGAGCACCGACTGGCCCATCGCGTAGAGCGTCTGCTGCAGCGAAAGGCTGTGCTTCGTCGCGAAGGTCTCCAGCATCGCGCGCCGGATTTCGCGGTGGCTTTCCGCCCAGTCGATGCCGTCGCCCTGGTAGCGCCAGCGCGCGGTGACGGCGGTCGCGAGGATCCGGTCGTCGGTCTCGGCGAGCGTCGTGTAGTCGTCGCGCGGGAAGCCGTGGAACTCCGAGCCGGTCGACTTGAGCACGACCAGGCCGTCGATCCCGGACACGACCCACGCGCGGTCGCCCTGGACCGTGACGGCCGTGGTGCGCCGTTCGTTGCCGGCGCCGCTGAACGCGTGGTCGTGCGGCGCGCCGTCGACGGTGATCCGGTCCCAGCTGTGCTCGTCGATCTTGACCCGGGCGCCGGAGATGCTCTCCTGCGTGCCGGTGAAATGCCGGGCCAGGCGCAGCCCGAAGTCCTCGATCTCGCCGACCGGCGCCTCCTTCGCGAAGGCGTACACGGTGTTCTTCTGCGTGTCGGTCGCGAGCACCGCGGCGTTGTCGCCGGTCAGGTGCGTCGCGGCCAGCTCGCCACGCAGCGACGTCGACACGGTGAGGTCCTTCAGGTGGTGGACGGGGCCGTCGCGGCGCACCGTGACCAGG
This genomic window contains:
- a CDS encoding alpha-galactosidase; the encoded protein is MRRVLAVLATAVAVIGITGQPADALENGLARTPPMGWNTWNTFECNINETLVKQTTDLMVSSGMRDRGYTYVNLDDCWMTKNRDGAGNLVADPAKFPSGLKALGDYIHARGMKFGIYESAGSETCQHYPGSLGHEQTDANSYASWGVDYLKYDNCGSPGGETQQDYVRRYSAMRDALKATGRPIAYSICEWGNFSPSTWAPDVGNLWRTTGDITNNWGSIDSIYRQNVGLASAAKPGAWNDPDMLEVGDGMDFQEDRAHFTLWAAMAAPLIAGADLRSASVATFSTYLNSDVIAVDQDSLGKQATRISSSGGLDVLRKPLQDGDVAVVLFNENTTTKTVSTTAAAAGLPSASNYRLTNLWSKELTTSTGTISAAVPSHSTVIYRVKANASGSSIGTAKALQGASSSRCADINGNLTTPGTKVDIWDCDGGSNQSWTFTSAGELKANGLCLDADGGATAAGTKLIVWTCHGGTNQQFKLNVDGSITGTQSGLCVDVTGGDKPAGNVNGTQLELWGCNDDANQNWSLK
- a CDS encoding TetR/AcrR family transcriptional regulator, with the translated sequence MAAGAELFRRNGYSGTGLKQIVSEANAPFGSLYHFFPGGKEQLGAEVVRSSGLAYIQLFDLFIDPAPDLISGIEAFFAAGIATLEATDYVEGCPIATVALEVASTNEPLREATADVFTAWIDAGTEKFARFGLGREAARTLTISVVNSLEGAFVLCRALRDTEAMAVAGATSVDVAKRLQSEQL
- the pucL gene encoding factor-independent urate hydroxylase, with protein sequence MAITLGPNQYGKAEVRLVTVRRDGPVHHLKDLTVSTSLRGELAATHLTGDNAAVLATDTQKNTVYAFAKEAPVGEIEDFGLRLARHFTGTQESISGARVKIDEHSWDRITVDGAPHDHAFSGAGNERRTTAVTVQGDRAWVVSGIDGLVVLKSTGSEFHGFPRDDYTTLAETDDRILATAVTARWRYQGDGIDWAESHREIRRAMLETFATKHSLSLQQTLYAMGQSVLERRPEVAEVRLSLPNKHHFLVDLSPFGLKNDNEVFYAADRPYGLIEGTILRDDAEDPGPAWDIH